TCAAGGTCTGTTTTACACGtattctcaaaattcaaaattagttGGCTACTCAGACAGTGACTATGACGGTGACTTGGATGATGGGAAAAGCACTTCAGACTATGCTTTTCATATCGGATCCGCGGTATTTTCGTGGTCATCAAAAGAGCAGCAGACAGTTGCCCTCTCAATATGTGAGGCAGAGTACATGGCAGCAGCAGCATGCGCATGTCAGGCTATGTGGCTAGGCTACATATTGGGCGAGTTAAATCTTACGACAGAATGTCCGGTTAAAATTTATGTGGATAATAAATCCGTTATTTCTCTCGCGAAAAATCCTGTGTCACACAGTCGGAGCAAGCACATCAATATTAAATATCATTTCCTTCGAGAACTGGTAAATAAAAAATTGTGGAACTAGTACACTGCAGGACAGAAGAAAATTTAGCGGATATATTTACAAATCCGTTGAAGCCGGACGTGTTCCATAAAATGAAAAGGAAGCTTGGAATGCAAATTCGGGTTTGAGGGGGAGTGTTGGAATTCAAACCCTTCACATTAATAATAATCAGAGCCCGACTAATTGGCATCTAGAAAAAGTCTCTACAAAATAAGCCACAAGAATTATAGATTTCTAGACTGGTAAACAGTTCTAGCTTGAGATTAATATACAGAAGATAAGGTTCCAGCAGGGTTATTAAATGAAGCAGCTATTGAAGACTCCTGAAGCAAGAAAGTAAAACTGCACAGCTAGACATTTCCTGAATATATGGTGTGCTATAGTTAAGTTGTCAAACTAATCTTATGATCCAGCAGTTTACATGGTCAATATGCAGTAGAAGAATTGTAAGCTAGCTGGTTTGTAGTCAAATTAGTAGACTGGTAATTAATACGTAATATGTAAGTCATGATGTAAGGTGCTAATATGAGGCCTATAAATTGTGTTTGCTGCTGTGACAGTAAGTTACCACCAGCTAGAAAAATCAGAGTAGTAAAAACAGAGCTGAAGCTCTTCCCTCTCGTTTGTCTAAATAAATTGGTTGTAGCcttgttaatatatatatatatatgcattcctCTGTGTTTTTATACTAAGTGATATTAGAAAACAACTGTGAGAGTAAAAGAGTTGTAGCTCCAGAGAGATTAAAAGGCTGAAGCTTGTGAGAGAAAATTTGTTGTGTgctttatttatatattatatatataaagtgTGTTTAATGTGAGTTTTattatcaaaataatattaaacataCAGCCTGCATTCTTGAGTTAGAGAAGTTGTGTAAAGCCCATTCACGTTTCCAACAATAATATGTGTAAGACCTTTTACCACCTAAAACTGCTGATTACTTGTATTTTTTCCAATGATGGATTAATTCTTCAAACTGGTGCATATGATTGTTGCTTTGTTCTTTACTTCACTAGAGAGGGTTTTAAATCTTATATATTCTTTCATAACATAATTTGTTTCTGAAGAGAAAGCAACTATTAGTTCATTCGTGAGTCACAACCGTTTTAAGCAGCTATTAGTCATTTGATTGCTGACATAAATGTTTATTGTTTCCACAAAAGAAATGAATTTGATTTACATTTTTTGATGTTatcataataatttttaaaacttctGAGAATCTTAAGTTTACTCTTCACGCTCCAAGTTCCATCTGATAGCCCATAATAATTCAGGCCCAAGTGAAGAGGCCCAGGGCCCAAACACAAGATTCCAGGACACGTGGCGGCATCACCACCGTCCAAGTTCCCGAGATCCAGAACATTCCTACAGTCCGGATCTAACATTACTCTGACGCATTCAGCGTTGACCTTGAGGAGCCCAGGTACCCGGGATCCAAGACGCTCCTACGATCCGgatctgatagtactctgacgcatcccaggcgtccagatgccctacagtccaaaaggcCAACCTACGGTTCAGATGAAGAGagacaaacccctaaaccctagtaggaggcctataaaaggtAGAACAGAAGGAAGGTTACAGGTTACAATCATATATACTCTCTCTCTCATATACTTACATGCACAAATGTACACCCCATAAATATATTTGCATAATCCCAACTTTGCCCTTCTTCTCCTTAAAAACCCTTTCTcattctcacgccggaggtgccgcggggacgccaccccctccggttctgttttgtaggttcccaccctacagctGCACTGCACGCTGCCGCCATTTCCGTCCAAAAGGAGTTTGAGCCCGGGCTCTGCAAGGAGAAGGCCCCGGGGTGATTTAGGATTATCACTGGCACTAGAAGGAGGGGTCGAACCTCCGACCTTATGGTGTTCGTATCCGCAGCCCCACCACCCAGAAACATGAAACACCATCTCCCAGTAAGAACGCAACTACCAATCTCTTAGATCTGTTTTTacaaattttattattttgaGTTCATAGCACCTTTAAATAACCATGACTACGAGAAAAAGCAAAGCAGCAGTTTCTGCCTCTTTCCTTCCGCCTCCTCCCCAACCCAGGGATGGAGACATGGAAGATTTTGACGAAGGGCTCCCCATAACCTAGACTCCCTCTCAAAATCTCTAACCAGGAGACCAGAGAATAGTTATTGAAAGAGCTGCCCACAAACACACAGGGGTCCCCACCAATCCATGGGGAAGCATGACCCCGGAACAGATACAGGCAGCAATGGACTTGTGGAAGGAAAATCAGGGCGTCGAGCCTGAGACCCGCCCAGGGGACCAGCGAGAACGGTCCGGAGAATCTCGGGGATCCGTCTTCGACCGGATTGCGAATAACTTCAAAAGGCCACCAGAGGATGCCAAAGACGAAATAAAAAGAGCTGCCCTCCGTGAGAGAATCCGGAAAGAAGAAGAGGCTAAGGCCCAGGAATCTATAGAAAGGAGAGTCCGGGAGGAGGAGGCCAAGCTAAAGAGAAAAGCTCACCGGATTTATGTTTCTTCAGACTCAGAGCCAGAGAAGGAATCCAAGCAAGAACAAATGGTCCGGGTCCTTCGGGACCTTAAAAGGAAAGTGGAAGGCGACATGGAAGTAGGAGCGGCAGCAACCCCGTTCACAAAGAAACTGGAATCCACCCCCAGGGAGTCAGGGCTGAAGCACTTCAATTTTGACTCTTTCGACGGACTAGCTGACCCCGAGGAGCATCTGAACTATTTTAAGCAAATATCTAACATTTATTATTACAGCGACCTGACTAGATGCCGGTTCTTCGCATTAACGTTGAAGGGGGTGCTCAGAAATGGTTCAGCCGCATTCCATCCCGGAGTGTGGACTCCTGGAAAGACTTCCGCGAGATATTTTTGAAAAGATTCAGGGCCAACCGGATGAACGAGCTGCAGATGTGTCATCTAGAAACAATTCAGCAAAGAAGCAAGGAGCCCCTCCCGGAATTCATCAAAAGATTCCAGGAAGTAGTCAACCAACTCTCCAACTTAGAAGAAAAGGAGGCAGTAAACATCTTTCGAAGAAACTTGCACCTGATATCTTGTGAAGGCTATGTTAAAGACTTGATTCATAGGGAGCCCCAGAGCCTAGCATCAGCATATGCGTTGGCATCAAAGTTCATAAAGGAAAATGATTTCCTCAAATCAATGAAGATGAATAGAAGAATACATGATGATGATGAGTCTTCGGAGCGACGCTCGTCGTCCCGGAGAGACAAAAGATACAAGCTTGACAGGCAAGCAAACTACATTCAGCAGTCCCGGGGAACCCCACCCCGGGACACATACCTCGAATCAAGAAAGAATGAAAGAAAACCCAAGACAAAGAAGGAACCCATGCCGAAACCGGAGTGGACACACCTCAACAGGCCCCGGGCCGATATTTTGTGCGAATTCAAGGGCAAGCCGTTTTCTTATCCGCCAAAACCCTTGATGGCGCCTCCCGAAAACAGGGCCTGGGACAAGCATTGTGGCTATCACGAGGATCATGGCCATACCACTGAAAACTGTTTCTCCCTCAAGATGTTCATAGAAGACCAAATCAAGAAAGGAAACATGAACCAGTACCTTCAAAGGGGGTCAAATGACAAAGACAGAACCCCGGGAAGAGGCAAAAACGTGGTGAGTGTGGTTTTCGGAGGCACGGCCTCTCCACCCTGGAGCCCGAACCAGGAAAATGACGTGATGATGATCCAGAGTCTGGATGACGAGCCGATCTACTTCTCCTATTCTGATTATGAGGGGCTCGATCCGGACCACAACTTGGCATTGGTGGTAACCCTGGATGTCGCAAACAACGAGGTAAAAAGAATTTTGGTTGACAATGATTCCTCTGCTAATATTGTATTCGAGCACACACTTAACAGGATGGAGCTCCGACACCTCCGAATGGACCCCTGTCTTGAAGATCCTTTGTAAGGATTTGGGAACACGATGATTCCAATTCGGGGTATCATTTATCTTCCCATCATCTTTGGAACCGCACCCCGGCAGGTCTCTCATATGATGAAATTATATGTGATAAGCGCAACCTCCTCATACAACATGATCCTTGGAAGGCCCACTATCACCAAGCTCAGGGCGATCCCCTCAACTATTCACTTCAAACTCAAGTTCCCCACCCCGGGAGGCATTGGAGAACTGAAAGGAGACAGGGAAATGGCAGGTAAATGCTATGGTCAAGCACTTGTCATGGCAGAAACGGAACCGGAAAATCGGAAGAAGATAATGTCCCTACCCAAAGGACAAAGCAGAAAGAAGCATCGAGAGCACCTTAGTAAAAGGGCCCGTTTGGATGTGAATATGATCGAAGACTTCGGATACGGCGTAACCAACGCTGATGCCCGGATTCAAAAATTTGTAGAGAGCAAGGAGAAAACAAAGGTAGAACCTGTCCAACAGACAATCGAGGTAGATTTGGAACCCGGGAACCCCACCCGAAAAATCAAAATCGGAAAAGGCCTGGAAACCACATTCCAGAAGGAGCTCATCGATCTACTAAAAGAATACGCTGATGTATTCGCCTGGTCCCCGGGAGACATGCCGGGGATTGATGAATCCGTGGCCATGCACAGTCTGGGTGTAGATCCAAAGCAAAAACCAATCAAGCAAAAACGAAGGAACTTTGCCCCGGAGAGACAACAGGAAATCGACCAAGAAGTCAAAAAGTTGTTAAAGGCAGACATAATCTGTGAAATTAAGTATCCGGATTGGCTAGCAAACGTCGTGCTGGTCAAGAAACCCAATGGCAAATGGCGAATGTGCGTGGATTATACAAACCTCAATTCGGCGTGTCCTAAAGATTCTTACCCCCTGCCCAATATTGACCAGCTGATAGACGCGACCTCGGGCCATGTTATgttaagtttcatggacgccttctcGGGATACAACCAGGTCAAGATGAATCCGGCAGACATCGCGAAGACGGCATTCATCACACACCGGGCTGTCTACGCTTTTGTTATGATGCCGTTTGGGTTAATCAACGCCGGGGCAACATACCAAAAAATGATGAAT
This sequence is a window from Apium graveolens cultivar Ventura chromosome 9, ASM990537v1, whole genome shotgun sequence. Protein-coding genes within it:
- the LOC141686282 gene encoding secreted RxLR effector protein 161-like — its product is MSYFLGVEVKQNKDGIFMSQKKYAEQILKKFRMEECKPVSTPAEPSIKLRVDSTRESVYPTLFKSLVGSLRYLTFTRPDIMYAVGLVSRYLEKPKQDHFMAAKRILRYIKGTLDQGLFYTYSQNSKLVGYSDSDYDGDLDDGKSTSDYAFHIGSAVFSWSSKEQQTVALSICEAEYMAAAACACQAMWLGYILGELNLTTECPVKIYVDNKSVISLAKNPVSHSRSKHINIKYHFLRELVNKKLWN
- the LOC141686283 gene encoding uncharacterized protein LOC141686283, translated to MPVLRINVEGGAQKWFSRIPSRSVDSWKDFREIFLKRFRANRMNELQMCHLETIQQRSKEPLPEFIKRFQEVVNQLSNLEEKEAVNIFRRNLHLISCEGYVKDLIHREPQSLASAYALASKFIKENDFLKSMKMNRRIHDDDESSERRSSSRRDKRYKLDRQANYIQQSRGTPPRDTYLESRKNERKPKTKKEPMPKPEWTHLNRPRADILCEFKGKPFSYPPKPLMAPPENRAWDKHCGYHEDHGHTTENCFSLKMFIEDQIKKGNMNQYLQRGSNDKDRTPGRGKNVVSVVFGGTASPPWSPNQENDVMMIQSLDDEPIYFSYSDYEGLDPDHNLALVVTLDVANNEVKRILVDNDSSANIVFEHTLNRMELRHLRMDPCLEDPL